CGCATCAACCGCCGTTGGGATCAGATAGTTAGTCAGGCGGTTGTTGATCATGCGTCCTTGCTGCATGACGACTTCTTCCATCACCGCATAGCCAACGGCTTGTAGCGTCCCGCCTTCGATTTGACCTTCGGCTAAGATCGGATGGATGGCTCGTCCGACATCGGCTGCACTGATGACACGCAACACCTTGACCTCGAATGTTTCCAAATCCACTTCGACTTCGGCCACATCGGCGCCGAATGCGTAAGCCGCATAGGCGTCGCCACGGTACTCGCGCTCATCCCACTGCATACCGGGCGGCGGATCATATCGTTGAAAGACGCGCAGCGGACCATAGCGCTCGACATACGTGGTGACGGCATCGGCCAACGTCATAACCGGCGCATCAATGCAGAGCACATGCTCGTTTTCGATTTTGATCGCCTCGACTGAAACGCCGATCGCCTCAGCAGCCGTCGCGACTAATTTCTGTTTCAACTCGCTGGCGCACCGTTGAAGCACGCCGCCAATGATCATACAGGTACGCGAGGCAACAGTTGGGCCGCTGTCGGGCACGCGCGATGTGTCAGGATTTTCGATGAAGACCCGCTCATAGGGCAAGCCTAATTCTTCGGCGACAATTTGACAGAAAATCGTGCGCGTCCCCTGGCCGATTTCCGTTGTGCCGGTGTAGATGCTGGCCGTGCCATCCACCCGCAATTCCACAGCGGCTCCCGACCTCATATTTAATTCGCCGCTACCGGTAAATCCTGCGCCATGGTAGAAGAAGGAGAGTCCAACACCACGGCGTTTCGTTCCCGTCTGCCGGCTGTAGCGACGAACGAGTTGGTGATAATTGGCGCGAGCGACGGCAGCGTGGAGAACCTGATCGGAGCCGACGCTGTAATGAAGCCGCTGGCCGGTGGCCGTCCGATCGCCTTGGCGGAGCATGTTAATCTGTCGTAGCGTCAACGGGTCCATGCCAAGTGACTCGGCGATTTGGTCCATGTGCTGCTCAATGGCAAAGCAGACCTGTGGCACACCGAAGCCGCGAAATGCGCCATAGGGCGGATGATTCGTGGCGACCACTTTGGCTTCAATACGCAGGTTGTCGCAGTTGTAAGGGCCGGCGGCATGAATTGCGCCGCGCGAGAGCACGACCGGACTGAGCGTACAATACGCGCCGCCGTCCATCACGATGTCAATCAACATACTCATCAACCGCCCATCGCGTGTCACACCGGTTCGATGATGGATGCGAGCCGGATGCCGCTTGGTCGTTGCCGAAAGGTCTTCGACCCGGTCGTAGACCATTTTGACAGGCCGGCCTGTTTTGCGCGCCAGCACGGCCGCATGACCGGCGAGCATGTCAGGATATTCTTCTTTCCCGCCGAAGCCGCCGCCGGTGACTGTTTGCCGAACGATCACCTTCTCATCAGGTAGATCAAGAATGTGCTTCACCGCCCGATGGACATAGTGGGGGCATTGTGTTGACCCTTCAATGATCATCGCGCCGTCTTCACCGGGAATCGCGATCATGCCTTGCGGCTCGATGTAGAGTTGTTCCTGCGGTCCAACGCGGTATGTGCCTTCAATAATCCGATCGCTCTTGGAGAGGCCGCGTAGCACGTCGCCTTTGGTGATACAAATGCGTTTGAAAATGTTGTCCTGCTTAAAGAGCAGCTGTTTTCTGGCCAGCGCGTCATCCATGGAAAAAACGGCCGGCAGCGGCTCATACTCGATCTGAATGTGTTGGGCCGCTTCCTCCAGCACCTCCCGATCTTCGGCAGCCAACAACAAGATAGGTTCCTCAACATGTTTGACCTTACTCTCGGCCAGCAGCGGCTGATCATCCTCTATCAAGACGACAACGTTGCGCCCCGGAATATCGCGATAGTCAGCAATGACGACGCGGCTCCAATCAAACATTGGATCAAAATTGATGTACTTGATCAGCGCATGTGCCACCGTGCTGCGGATGGTCTTGCCATAGAGCATGCCAGGATACGTGATGTCGTCAACATATTTGGCTTCGCCGGTCAGTTTTTCGCGGCCTTCCTGACGCAGGACATTTTGACCAACGCTCATCGTATGAGCCTGTTGTTCGTGTCGCATCGGCGGAGAATCATAAGTGCTCTCGTGAGACTCGTCAACGAGCAGCCTGACAACAGGCTTGACAGCCGGCGGCCAACCACATACAACCTCACACCTAATGCGTACACATCCAGTCATGCAGAGCATTCAGCCCGTGATCGAACGCTCCCGGTTCGTCCGAACCGACGAGAAGAAGATGGCTCAACACGCAGCCTATCTCGCTTACGAAGAATTGCCCATCTGGGAGTGGCGCGCGCCCTACATGATTGCCGAAGATAGCCCAAGAACAATTGACTTTTTCTTGCTTCTGAACACGATCAATTTTGCTTTCACGGATTTTCAGCGCCATGTGCCGTTCCAGACCGAATACCGCGGCATGGTCTGGTCTGACGCCGAAGCCATGATCGCCTGCTTGCGACGAGCCTTGGAAAGGAGAGTCCCGATCCTGGAGGGCGCGTACCTGGCTGAGGTGACGCGGCCAGAGCTACAAAAAATTTTTCGCGGCAACATCGAAATGCCTCTGCTCGATGAGCGCGTCAAAATCCTTAACGAGGTCGGGCAAGTGCTTGTGCAACGCTACCGGGGTCACTTCTACAATTTCATCGAAGACTGCCCACCGAGAGCTTTTGATCGAGGCCGCGGCATCGTCGAGCGACTTGTCAAAGAATTTCCTTCGTTCAATGACCGGAGTCCTTATCAAGGACACACGGTCAAATTTTACAAGCGGGCGCAAC
This genomic interval from Blastocatellia bacterium contains the following:
- a CDS encoding xanthine dehydrogenase family protein molybdopterin-binding subunit, with protein sequence MRHEQQAHTMSVGQNVLRQEGREKLTGEAKYVDDITYPGMLYGKTIRSTVAHALIKYINFDPMFDWSRVVIADYRDIPGRNVVVLIEDDQPLLAESKVKHVEEPILLLAAEDREVLEEAAQHIQIEYEPLPAVFSMDDALARKQLLFKQDNIFKRICITKGDVLRGLSKSDRIIEGTYRVGPQEQLYIEPQGMIAIPGEDGAMIIEGSTQCPHYVHRAVKHILDLPDEKVIVRQTVTGGGFGGKEEYPDMLAGHAAVLARKTGRPVKMVYDRVEDLSATTKRHPARIHHRTGVTRDGRLMSMLIDIVMDGGAYCTLSPVVLSRGAIHAAGPYNCDNLRIEAKVVATNHPPYGAFRGFGVPQVCFAIEQHMDQIAESLGMDPLTLRQINMLRQGDRTATGQRLHYSVGSDQVLHAAVARANYHQLVRRYSRQTGTKRRGVGLSFFYHGAGFTGSGELNMRSGAAVELRVDGTASIYTGTTEIGQGTRTIFCQIVAEELGLPYERVFIENPDTSRVPDSGPTVASRTCMIIGGVLQRCASELKQKLVATAAEAIGVSVEAIKIENEHVLCIDAPVMTLADAVTTYVERYGPLRVFQRYDPPPGMQWDEREYRGDAYAAYAFGADVAEVEVDLETFEVKVLRVISAADVGRAIHPILAEGQIEGGTLQAVGYAVMEEVVMQQGRMINNRLTNYLIPTAVDAPEIHAILVESPYPFGPFGAKGIGELPMDGGAPAIASAIYQATGLRVTELPITPERLHQAACQAAGQRPNQEFK
- a CDS encoding queuosine salvage family protein; the encoded protein is MQSIQPVIERSRFVRTDEKKMAQHAAYLAYEELPIWEWRAPYMIAEDSPRTIDFFLLLNTINFAFTDFQRHVPFQTEYRGMVWSDAEAMIACLRRALERRVPILEGAYLAEVTRPELQKIFRGNIEMPLLDERVKILNEVGQVLVQRYRGHFYNFIEDCPPRAFDRGRGIVERLVKEFPSFNDRSPYQGHTVKFYKRAQLAAWMLYGRLRKTGLFRLNDPDQLTAFADYILPAALRLKGILRYHKKLETAIVNRRLIPAHSPEEVEIRAHTIYACWRLTQEINKRRRPDRQIIVAQIDARLWTHFHTTDWPHHLTITTAY